In Mercenaria mercenaria strain notata chromosome 14, MADL_Memer_1, whole genome shotgun sequence, the following are encoded in one genomic region:
- the LOC128548180 gene encoding uncharacterized protein LOC128548180, with protein MYLYAISEEYMSKKNNFDAKSRQPKTWLNNSVPTEDLLLSSFHTPERRDRVGDTHGGVILYIKDSLQYRRRLDLELNRLECIWVEITLYSNRHILFGVFYRPPNTDSIYNNLVEDSIGLAIDTNISDVIITGDFNYNVFSPITNRKITSVTQQFILEQLIDQPTHFTELSESLIDLIFVSNKNNVLYSGVGEHFLDQEQRYHTPVFGLLKFQKPKRHCFDRLIWEYDRGDYDSLRDAVKNHPWDNYIDVDINTYANLNTTQTTYSDLDKANLLNDYFVQQTNIDDDSREAPDLGSPNSLSFLSDLILRPVEFEDVLKSLQVDKAAGPDGISNRLLREISHELSFPLCKLFNASLQSCTLPSAWKEAHVTAIHKKGDALLPSNYRPVSLLNTTEKVFERLVFRHVFNHLQDINFLTTAQSGFIPGDSTVNQLVLIYETLCKALDDGLEVRVVFFDISKAFDKVWHKGLLSKLEYAGITGPLLSWFQSYLSDRRQRVILPGTQSSWAHIKAGVPQGSILGPLLFLIFINDIVHEIRSCINLFADDTSLYVIVEQPDSAATLLQSDIQTISSWANKW; from the exons ATGTACCTCTACGCAATATCCGAAGAGTATATgtcaaagaaaaataattttgatgccAAAAGCCGTCAGCCAA AAACTTGGCTTAACAATTCTGTTCCTACAGAAGATCTGCTATTATCATCTTTTCATACGCCTGAACGCAGAGATCGGGTGGGTGATACCCACGGCGGTGTTATATTGTATATTAAAGACAGTCTTCAATATCGGAGGAGGCTTGATTTAGAGTTGAATCGTTTGGAATGTATATGGGTGGAAATAACGTTATACAGTAACAGACATATTCTCTTCGGAGTGTTTTATCGTCCTCCAAATACTGATAGTATTTACAACAATCTTGTTGAGGATTCTATCGGTCTTgcaattgatacaaatatatctgATGTCATAATAACCGGTGACTTCAACTACAATGTATTCAGTCCGATAACAAATCGCAAAATTACTTCAGTCACACAACAATTTATTCTTGAGCAACTAATTGATCAACCAACTCATTTTACCGAACTCTCCGAATCTTTGATTGATCTTATTTTTGTTTCCAACAAGAACAACGTTCTCTATTCTGGTGTTGGTGAACACTTTCTTGACCAAGAACAAAGATATCACACTCCTGTATTTGGacttcttaaatttcaaaaaccAAAACGCCACTGCTTTGATAGACTTATTTGGGAATACGACCGCGGTGACTATGATAGTTTGAGAGATGCTGTCAAAAATCATCCATGGGATAACTACATTGATGTAGATATCAACACATATGCCA ACCTTAACACCACCCAAACAACATACTCTGACCTCGATAAGGCTAATCTTCTTAACGACTACTTTGTTCAACAAACAAATATTGACGACGACAGTAGAGAAGCACCTGACCTTGGCTCTCCCAACTCCTTGTCCTTTCTATCTGATCTAATTCTACGCCCAGTCGAATTTGAAGATGTCCTCAAATCATTACAAGTTGACAAAGCAGCTGGACCAGATGGTATCAGTAACAGACTCCTACGAGAAATTTCACATGAGCTCTCCTTCCCTCTTTGTAAATTATTCAATGCATCTTTACAATCTTGTACACTGCCGTCAGCTTGGAAAGAGGCCCATGTAACTGCTATTCACAAGAAAGGCGATGCATTACTTCCAAGCAATTATCGGCCAGTTTCTCTTTTAAACACAACTGAAAAGGTGTTCGAACGTCTAGTTTTTAGGCACGTCTTTAATCATCTTCAAGATATCAACTTTCTAACTACAGCTCAGTCCGGTTTCATTCCTGGTGACTCTACTGTCAATCAACTGGTCCTCATTTACGAAACACTTTGCAAAGCTCTTGATGATGGGCTGGAAGTTCGTGTTGTTTTCTTTGACATaagtaaagcctttgacaaagtatggcacaaaggtctttTATCCAAACTAGAATATGCAGGTATTACTGGACCCTTGCTCTCTTGGTTTCAAAGTTATCTATCAGATAGGCGTCAACGGGTTATACTTCCTGGCACTCAGTCATCATGGGCTCACATTAAAGcaggagttccccaggggtcaaTCTTGGGACCTCTGCTATTTCTTATCTTTATTAACGATATTGTACATGAAATACGATCTTGTATAAATCTCTTCGCAGATGACACTAGCCTCTATGTCATAGTAGAACAGCCTGATTCAGCCGCAACTCTTCTCCAGTCAGATATCCAGACAATCTCGTCCTGGGCCAACAAATGGTAA